A DNA window from Lysobacter silvisoli contains the following coding sequences:
- the lpxL gene encoding LpxL/LpxP family Kdo(2)-lipid IV(A) lauroyl/palmitoleoyl acyltransferase, with amino-acid sequence MTASPLPPPPRGPRHWPMWLALAGMCLGARLPWPLQRALGRLAGAFAFAVAGDRRRAARINLALCYPEKSEAEREALLRASFRDLGIGLFEFARAWWGTVTPMRRTVRIEGLELLDAVRAQNRGVLLISGHFMTLELCGRLMCDHLPLAGMYRRHRSPVFEWAVKRGRLRYASAMYTNEEIRPAMRHLKQGGFLWYAPDQDMRGKDTVFAPFFGVPAATITATHQFARLSGCAVVPFFHRREGADYVLRLGAPLPDFPSADATADSARVNTQIEAMVREAPSQYLWIHRRFKRRPVGETSPYKLGNSE; translated from the coding sequence ATGACCGCAAGCCCGCTGCCCCCTCCCCCGCGCGGCCCCCGCCATTGGCCGATGTGGCTGGCCCTGGCCGGCATGTGCCTGGGCGCACGCCTGCCCTGGCCGCTGCAGCGCGCGCTAGGCCGGCTGGCGGGCGCGTTCGCGTTCGCCGTGGCCGGCGACCGCCGCCGCGCCGCGCGCATCAATCTGGCGCTGTGCTATCCGGAAAAGAGCGAGGCTGAGCGCGAGGCGCTGCTGCGCGCGAGCTTCCGCGACCTGGGCATCGGTCTGTTCGAATTCGCCCGCGCCTGGTGGGGCACGGTGACGCCGATGCGGCGCACGGTGCGCATCGAAGGCCTGGAACTGCTCGATGCGGTGCGCGCGCAGAACCGCGGCGTGCTGCTGATCTCCGGCCATTTCATGACCCTGGAGCTGTGCGGGCGGCTGATGTGCGATCACCTGCCGCTGGCCGGCATGTACCGCCGCCATCGCAGTCCGGTGTTCGAATGGGCGGTCAAGCGCGGCCGTCTGCGCTACGCCAGCGCCATGTACACCAACGAGGAAATCCGCCCGGCCATGCGCCACCTCAAGCAGGGCGGTTTCCTGTGGTATGCGCCGGACCAGGACATGCGCGGCAAGGACACGGTGTTCGCGCCGTTCTTCGGCGTGCCGGCGGCCACGATCACCGCCACCCACCAGTTCGCCCGCCTCAGCGGCTGCGCGGTGGTGCCGTTCTTCCATCGCCGCGAGGGCGCCGACTACGTGCTGCGCCTGGGCGCGCCGCTGCCGGACTTCCCCTCCGCCGACGCCACCGCCGACAGCGCGCGGGTCAACACGCAGATCGAGGCGATGGTGCGCGAGGCGCCCAGCCAGTATTTGTGGATCCACCGGCGCTTCAAGCGCCGGCCGGTGGGCGAGACCTCGCCTTACAAGCTGGGGAATAGCGAGTAG
- a CDS encoding O-antigen ligase family protein — protein MLAYVALWPAPGYAEAVLVLGALAAIVHLVASRFRSGGQLLSNPAWALTSVLFFAYWLPELVSAFDAIDVPRALRKALEDIRYLPFLWLAASAVANPHGRRTIFGGLAVIVSIWTVDALLQALTGVSPLFAAMDGVKLNFSGHRMCSPEEVAGVDRLSGVLGPCNLKLGQVLASLSPFALYAAGRRYGMGGWLLAAAAVGLVLVLAGSRASWITYALVLVLSGWRLLGWKRLLAVFAFGAIAVATIAAISPQVRERVLRTALVRSADVQGVDSALSGRARIWSAALCMARENPINGVGARGFREAFPACDPAPGQQAAWGYGPALHAHQVVLEVLSETGGFGLLMWLAGAALAWRAWRFADDEARDRARPAMLAVVVTLFPLNTHLAFYSTFWGGVALLLVALYAGSLLAQPSENRV, from the coding sequence ATCCTGGCCTACGTGGCGCTATGGCCCGCGCCCGGCTATGCCGAAGCGGTGCTGGTGCTGGGCGCGCTGGCGGCCATCGTCCACCTGGTGGCCTCGCGTTTCCGCAGCGGCGGGCAGTTGCTGAGCAATCCGGCCTGGGCGCTGACCAGCGTGCTGTTCTTCGCCTATTGGCTGCCCGAACTGGTCTCGGCCTTCGACGCCATCGACGTGCCGCGCGCGCTGCGCAAGGCGCTGGAGGACATCCGCTACCTGCCGTTCCTTTGGCTCGCCGCGTCGGCCGTGGCCAACCCGCACGGGCGCCGCACCATCTTCGGCGGCCTGGCGGTGATCGTGAGCATCTGGACCGTGGATGCGCTGCTGCAGGCTCTGACCGGCGTCAGTCCGCTGTTCGCGGCGATGGACGGGGTCAAACTCAACTTCAGTGGCCATCGCATGTGCAGCCCGGAGGAAGTCGCCGGCGTCGATCGCCTCAGCGGCGTGCTGGGCCCGTGCAACCTCAAGCTCGGCCAGGTGCTGGCCAGCCTGTCGCCGTTCGCGCTGTACGCCGCAGGCCGGCGCTACGGCATGGGCGGCTGGCTGCTCGCCGCCGCCGCGGTCGGCCTGGTGCTGGTACTGGCCGGCTCGCGCGCGTCCTGGATCACCTATGCGCTAGTGCTGGTGTTGTCGGGTTGGCGCCTGCTGGGTTGGAAGCGGCTGCTGGCGGTGTTCGCGTTCGGCGCGATCGCCGTGGCCACCATCGCCGCGATCTCGCCGCAGGTGCGCGAGCGCGTGCTGCGCACCGCGCTGGTGCGCAGCGCCGACGTGCAGGGCGTGGACAGCGCGCTGTCCGGCCGCGCGCGCATCTGGAGCGCGGCGCTGTGCATGGCGCGCGAGAATCCGATCAACGGCGTGGGCGCGCGCGGTTTCCGCGAAGCCTTCCCGGCCTGCGATCCGGCGCCGGGCCAGCAGGCCGCCTGGGGCTACGGCCCGGCCCTGCACGCGCACCAGGTGGTGCTGGAAGTGCTCAGCGAAACCGGCGGCTTCGGCCTGCTGATGTGGCTGGCCGGCGCGGCCCTGGCCTGGCGCGCCTGGCGTTTCGCCGACGACGAGGCGCGCGACCGCGCGCGCCCGGCCATGCTCGCCGTGGTGGTCACCCTGTTCCCGCTCAACACCCACCTGGCCTTCTACTCCACTTTCTGGGGCGGCGTGGCCTTGCTGCTGGTGGCCTTGTACGCGGGCAGCCTGCTGGCGCAACCGTCAGAAAATAGAGTTTAG
- a CDS encoding glycosyltransferase, translating to MRRLSVVQLLPALESGGVERSTLEIADALVRAGHRAVVVSAGGRLVPRLLALGAEHIALDIGRKSPLTLRHARTLRRVFADCQADIVHARSRLPAWIARLALRGLPQAQRPHFVTTVHGLNSPSRYSAVMTRGERVICVSDTVRDYVLRHYPRTDPGQLRTIPRGIDPAVFPRAPAPDRDARAWAAAAHPALAGDGPLLLLPGRGTRLKGHADALALLAALRGDGMDARLWLPGAREAGRETYIAELEAQAAALGIAAAVAFTAPTDAIARAYAASDLVLQVSRKPEAFGRTVVEALSVGRPVLGWNHGGVGELLARLQPGGAVAPFDARALHASARELLTHPPAPADTMDYSLRAMQEATLGVYAEFPQRPR from the coding sequence GTGCGCCGGCTGAGCGTGGTGCAACTGCTGCCGGCGCTGGAGTCCGGCGGCGTCGAACGTTCCACCCTGGAGATCGCCGACGCGCTGGTGCGCGCCGGCCACCGTGCCGTGGTCGTGTCCGCGGGCGGCCGCCTGGTGCCGCGGTTGCTGGCGCTGGGCGCCGAGCACATCGCGCTGGACATCGGCCGCAAGTCGCCGCTGACCCTGCGCCATGCGCGCACACTGCGCCGCGTGTTCGCCGACTGCCAGGCCGACATCGTCCATGCGCGTTCGCGCCTGCCGGCCTGGATCGCGCGGCTGGCGCTGCGCGGCCTGCCGCAGGCGCAGCGGCCGCATTTCGTCACCACCGTGCACGGGCTGAATTCGCCCTCGCGCTACAGCGCGGTGATGACCCGCGGCGAGCGCGTGATCTGCGTGTCCGACACCGTGCGCGATTACGTGCTGCGCCACTATCCGCGGACTGATCCCGGCCAGCTGCGCACCATCCCGCGCGGCATCGACCCGGCCGTGTTCCCGCGCGCGCCCGCGCCCGACCGCGACGCGCGCGCCTGGGCCGCGGCCGCGCATCCGGCCCTGGCCGGCGACGGCCCGCTGCTGTTGCTGCCGGGCCGCGGCACCCGCCTCAAAGGCCATGCCGACGCGCTGGCGCTGCTGGCCGCGCTGCGCGGCGACGGCATGGACGCGCGCCTGTGGCTGCCCGGCGCGCGCGAAGCCGGGCGCGAAACCTACATCGCCGAACTCGAAGCGCAGGCCGCCGCGCTGGGCATCGCCGCGGCGGTGGCCTTCACCGCGCCCACCGACGCGATCGCGCGCGCCTACGCGGCCAGCGACCTGGTGCTGCAGGTCTCGCGCAAGCCCGAGGCCTTCGGCCGCACCGTGGTCGAAGCGCTGAGCGTGGGCCGGCCGGTGCTGGGCTGGAACCACGGCGGCGTGGGCGAGTTGCTGGCGCGCCTGCAGCCGGGCGGGGCGGTGGCGCCGTTCGACGCGCGCGCCCTGCACGCGTCCGCCCGCGAATTGCTAACGCATCCGCCGGCGCCAGCGGATACGATGGACTATTCCTTGCGTGCGATGCAGGAGGCCACGCTTGGCGTCTACGCCGAATTCCCCCAGCGGCCGCGCTGA
- a CDS encoding zinc-finger domain-containing protein produces MTAANAHPTQANAEQRYTVTRADLPLSCPLPSMALWNSHPRVYLPIEAERECQCPYCGAHYTLVD; encoded by the coding sequence ATGACCGCAGCCAACGCCCATCCCACCCAGGCCAACGCCGAGCAGCGTTACACCGTCACCCGCGCGGACCTGCCGCTGAGCTGCCCGCTGCCGTCGATGGCGCTGTGGAATTCGCATCCGCGCGTGTACCTGCCGATCGAGGCCGAGCGCGAATGCCAGTGCCCGTACTGCGGCGCGCACTACACCCTGGTCGACTGA